The genomic DNA AGCCAGGCAGTTCTCCTGGGAGATTGCAAATGAAGAAGTCAGTAACTTTGCCATTTAAGTCATTTACATCAAgctatcaaaacaaaaaacaaaacacacggAGATATGTAATAGACACAAGAAATTTCCCCAAATGGCATTTATGTGCAATCTGCATTTTGTTCACCTTTTTGAAACACTATGCCAGGAAATATAAAAAGCCAGGTAGCTTTATTTTGATTTAAATCAATAATGGCAAATCCTGGATTTTAATTTTGTCATCAAGGTGGTAAAGAGATTGCCCTGAAGTTCAAGAGTTACACTTATATAATCAATAAGCTGAAAAtttattccaatttttaaaagtaatgcatTAGCATtctaaacaaaaataatcaaatattcAGAATAACCAGGAACTAGGTCTCAGATCTGGGACCCACGAAATAGCAATTAACTTATCCACAGTGACTATTTCATGTGGAATATATGTTCAACCTTTATTACATAGTGAGAAAGGGAACTTTTGTCACTACTGCTGCTTGACTCCCTGTGGCAaaaaaagccaaagaagaaaagagagatctAGGAAGATAATTTGGCATGAAGCAACACAAGGGCTGGCTGGAATAGTTAATCTATTTTCTGGAGTTCTGTTCAAATGAAAGAATCTTCACaataagtttttatttgttacaaaAACAAATATCATCCTTTTCATTTCTGAATAAGAATTGAATAATACAATGAATACTTTTTAAGTTGAAAGCACAAATGACCCTTGAAAATGTGCCTCTGTCTGTTTAAGAAGAGTTTTCTACAGTTGGGGTTCCTATCAAAAAAGCACTACACTGCACTTTTATTTGAGTTCTGGGAAACAGTACTGGAGACTAAGGCCAAGGTGGGTCAAGaataaatcagatttttttttctgaagcagCACTAACCTTCTTCTCAGCttcaaatgtgtatgtgtatagtcCATCTACATCATTGAACACTAAATAGTTGTTCAGAGGCATGTATGCACTGTAATGAAAAAATTCTGTTAGCTATTATAAACAACAAGTgagcaaaaatatttaattaggAAGTAAATTACCTTGTGGCTATTTTAAAGACTTCAGTGGCACATATAGCTagagagaaacagagacagtTGAACAACCAACACTATTTAAACATTAAAGAGAGAAAGGTGATAATCAAGTATCCGATTTACAGAATCATGCACAAGAACCAAGTTGTTGTTTGGTAATGCATTTAAAGACTCCTAAGACCTGGATATTAGCAAATGCTTACTGATTTCACTTGAAACAATGGATGATAGTCCATTAGCAGTGGCAATTGTAATTTATCAGATACTGAAATAGAGGCTAATAGAATCTGAACCTGTGTTGCTAGAAGCTAGTTTGTTGCTACAGCATGTGCTTTTGTAAGGCCCAATCCATatgttagtcccaaatagaacagattcactgaatcaatggtaaTTTGGCAAGTCAACACCAACTTAGGTTTCAATTATTGATTTGGTTTACTGGAACTGGAACAAACAGCTGGATTTAGGCTTAAAGCTGTCTAAGCATAAACACTGTGTTATAAAGCTTGATTCCTTTTATATATAAGATGGCTCCATTCACACATAGTCAAACATAAAAGGAACAGAAGACCCTTTTAAGGCGAGGTCTCTAGTTCAATTTTTAAGCACGTAACTAGAATCAAGAACTCTGAGATTACTGCACCTGCAATCACAGCATTTGTAGAAGCTACTGCTGGAATGATCCGCTTCACAACTCCTGCAATGAGAGAGGAAATACCACACATCATTACATTATTTCTCTGTATAACAGAATGTTTAACAGTGGTAAGGCACACAAGACTGCTTTAGAAACCGGAAAAAATCTAAGGGAAAGTATTTACAGATGTAGTACCAACAGCAACTACCTAATATGTTTTCCCATAAGAATATGGTTGGGCAATGTGGGAGCAGAATCTTGAAGTAGATAAGCATCTGGTGTGATCTGGCATGGCTCTTATGTTAAATGAGGGATCTAAAAGCTAGATGTATTTGCCACCACTATACTAGGGATCAATTGTACTATCAACTATACAACGGTTGCTGAATCTTACCTTGTGTGAGCCTGTAAGTCAAACCTTTAATATTAAATTGTGATGCCCTTTCTAAAGACTTTTCAAAAATCCAGTGTATGTGTTCTGGGTCATCTCCATCCAGAGGCACACcttctgcaaaaaaaaatgtacaatggATATTAGTACACACCAGAGATCACACTTGGAGTAGCATTGAGAGAGGAGTGACTAGCAGATACATTTTACAAgcgcattatttattttattgctgagAGACTCGGGGATACAGCTTAATAAGAAGTGTAATTTCTGTTACAAACAGACAATTTAGAGAATCAGGAAGTCAGTCCatgtacccagactgttgggggcaaattagcttacttgctaattagcttacttgctgttcaccgctatgatctttggaatagcagtatataaataaaacaaattatttattattattattattattattattattattattattattatattttagttcttttctatttgctttagaatttctatagaattttatagtgtgttttacttgttttagcgTTATTTTGAAATGGTCTAAGGGCTATACAATAAACATTTCTGTCATAACACAATGACGGAGTTCTACAATTACTATAAATCACATTAAGCAAGGGATGTAAAAGACACAGGACAAGGTTTTTACATTatagtagagtctcaattatctgTCCTTCGGTCATCTGacattctggattatccgacgtcccatgcttcttcgtgCGGCACGTTCACAAAGCATGGGATGTCGGATAATggcacgccgccattggggacaaaggtccctttcctcccccattctccttcttccttccttccttccttccttccctccctcactccTTTGTTCCCTCCccgtctccttccctccttccttccctgcttaccTCCCGAGTCCTGCTTCCTCTGCGGCAGCTTCTGCCCTGgcttggctggggggggggggggggggggtctaccgGGGCTGGGAGAGGGCCAAGGTTCCAAGCCACAAAGGAGAGGACTGGACGCTCTGCCCAGTCTTTTCCTTCGTGGCATGGTTTTCCTCAGCCTGAAGGGAGTCCGTGGCCTCCCTTTGGGCTGAGGAAAACCAAGCTGCTGAAAAGAGGCCTGGGCCGAGTGCCCAGTCCTCTCCTTCGCGGCTTGGTATTCCTCAGCCCGAAGGGAGGCCCAGGCCTCTCCTCGGtggcttggttttcctcagcCCAAAGGGAGTTCTGGCCGAGTGCCCAGTCCTCTCCTTTGATGCTTGGAACCTCGGCCCTCTCCTAGCCCCggcagactccccccccccccccacccacccaagcTGGGGCAAAAGCCCCCGCGGAGGAAACAGGACTCAAGAGGtaagcaaggaaggagggaaggaacaaGATGAGGAGggaatgagggagggaaggaaggaggaagggagaaggggaggcTAGGGACTTTTGTCTCCAATGGCGGCGTGGGTGCGTGCacaccatcattggggacaatggattTGAGCAAGAAGACATGCTGGGCTAGAGAAGGCAGACCACGAGGCCTTCCCTCCCAGCGATTAAGGCAagtttcaaggcttttcttggaccctcctgATTATCTGACATTTTTGGCTATCTGACTATGAGCCCGCCTGTTTATGTCGGACAATTGAGACTCTACTGTGTTCAACTTTATATTTTGATGAAAGTTTAAATAACTTATTAATTACAGTACCTCCAAAAGGTTGTTCCTTGGGCCACTGCAATATCCGGACATACTCAATACAGTGTTCTGGTAGCCGAGGCATTGAAGCAATTGTACACATTGGAAAATTTACCTGATGGAAACAAATCCTAAAATGTTCTAACATGAATTTTAACACAGGAGAGGCCAACCTTTGATAACTTAATTCTTTTTTGCTACCTGTGGTGGATAAAGTTCAAGAGTACATTCAATACAAGCTGTCATTCCAGGAATAATCACACGAGCGTTTCCTTTAAAGCCTTCTGTTCCGCCATCAATCAAAGGTATAATGGAACTTGGATCCAACACCCCATCTTCATAGTTTAAAAGTGAAATCTACAGAGGAAAGTAGAGTTTACTATATTAGGACCAGTCCCTCTACCACTTAGCTCCTGAACTTAATTTCTGGACGGAACATTCATGTTTAATTTGAATTGTCTGAAATAACTATATCAGTAACTGAGACAGTTCTGTTGCCAAAGCAGCCtacattaaaatattatcttTCAAAACTCAACATTAAGAGATTTctatgcaatttatttattttcaaactgCAGAAGTCAgttaaattatcatcatcattatcatcatcatcatcatcatcatcatcatcaccaccaccaccaccccttatattgctccccttccccacaactcaGTGTACACTCTGCCAATTTCAGCCACTGGTACTGGAATACAAGATCATAACCAGCAAGCCCTTTCCAAGTTCTTCAGCTCCAGAGAGCTATGTTTGGCTTATGGagtttttccccttttgtttacCACATGCAATATCAAAGTAGCACAGAAATGTATTGTGGCTGTGCAATATACTGCAAATATACACAGTGGAGATCTAGTCTTGCATCAGGACATTTAAGAGATGCTATTGACCGATATGGCAGACTGCCATTTCTAGAAATGGAGAAGATCTACATCATTAAgataatgtaattttaaaaaatcttgaaatACAATGGTCATAATGTCAACCATTCATTTTTTTGGTCAAATTTACACTGTTAACTATAAAACTAAACAGTAAGACAGAGTCAGACAACACCAAAGCTAGTAAGACTTCTAGAGAAAgtgcataccgtatatactcgactataagtctagaaatctatgtcccaaaatggactccaaaatcatgggtagattTATATAGAGGCAATAGGTTAATAATGCTTATAAAGTTCCTTTAAAAAGTGCCCACCCTTCCTCTGGAGCCAGGGATCTTTAAATAGCTCCCCATTAGAGTCCTGGtgcgttctcctcctcctccctctctctctctctttctctgttatccctcagccttcccttgCAGCGAGAGCTATTAAacagctgctgaggcaagggACACAGATAGAGAGTATGCCCAGGCTTGCAATTCATGagcttggaaatcctgggggtgaagggcaGAGAGAAAGGTTTGTACCCTGTTTTACAAGCAATGAGCCTGGAAATCTTGGTGgtaaagggaagaaagggggggTTGGATATGCTTTTggtaaagggaagagagaggggggtttctaccccgttttgcaagccatggtCCTTGGAAATGCTTTTGGtaaagggaagaagagggggtTCTACCCCTTTTTgtaagccatgagccttggagatgcttttggtaaaggGAAGGTGGGGGAGTTCTactctgttttgcaagccatgagccttggagatgcATTTAGTAAAGGGAagagagacagtgtgtgtgtccaggggtccagagagggagatgtagggagggaagtggtgctttgtttgaCCCCTTTAGATCTATTGTAACATGCTCCAGTGTTGGACCCtcaacgtatccatgggtcatatcaaaatccatgattgtGGCCCCCAAaaatgcccttgacttatacatgagatcagcTTATACACAAGTATACAGTATACGGTAAATTTTCATATATGGCCAAGTAAACTAGGACTGTCCAatgctcttcaaaggcagctcaaATATTAAAAGCACTGTGTTGATCTGGGGGTGAAGCAGACAAGGTTAAAGAAGCAGTCAGAGTCCACTCCCACCCTAATCACCCACAGACGgcagcaaccagatgccatggTCCCAAGGGCGCCCGCTACTGCAGTCCTCAATGGGCCACAGAAAGGAGCAGTAAGAAACCACTCACTTCGTGGTCAGTTTTGGGCTGTGTTGAGCGGTCCTGGAGTGGCCTCTGCTTGACCTCAGAGCAATCTAGGGGCATGAGTCATGTGCACACCCCACACCCAGAATGGCCCGACAGcagcccttttgggccatctgtttgaggccttgGTCTAGTTGTACCAAAGTATGCTAGCCCCAAATATAAATTCTGACAATAACCAAATGTGTTGTAGAAAAAGAGTGATTTAATGCAGTCTCTGATGAATAGAAATTGAAATGAAATCAGTGGTTGGAGGCTACTTAAAAGAAGAATGAACTAAAATTTTACAAGGGCTATAGGGCTTATTAAAAACTGTGAtttcttcaaaacaaaaaaatacattaGAAGTAATTCTGAAAAATCAGAAAGTCACTTTAGAATGACATTCTGTCATGACCATTACACAAATTTTGCAAGGCAAGTGCAAACAAGTAGACAGGACTTTGATAGGACACATTCTGTGCATCTAGGTAAAATGATACAGCATTAAGCTTTCAGTATTCACGTTCTCTCTTAAATTACCAAAATCAGTAACAGGAACTGATATAGTGAGCTTGGTCCAGGTTTCTACAGTTctaaaaaatgcacacacaacaAGAAGCAAATCTTATAGCAAATTATCCCTtatcaggaggaaaaaaaacctcacattCATGCAATATCCCTTTCTATTCTACTGCTTAAAATACTGTTTGTCTGCTGTCTTCCCAGACAGAAAGTGTAATTCCATGAGTCTCCCAGAGGGCCATTTTCTATAGTCTCCCAGAGGGTCCTTTTCTATCACTTCATGCAAGAAAAAACATGAGTTCAAAGAACAACCAGATGGAAAAGTGGCTTCCTTAGAAAGCTATCGTCTCCTGTAGCGTGCTAAAATATAGGCAAGTAAGGCAAACAGTGTGTATCTGTCTGTCTTTGTTCTACTCAATTCTGCAAACATCTTCAGAGTACCCATACCAACTGTGGACTTGCCATGCATGGATCTGAGGTTCTGTGAAACAGTAAATCCCAGTTTTTTAAATGggcatgcatgcacatggctgtgcatGCAGGTGCAAGAGGCATGCACGTCCACTGAAAAGACGGAAtttaaggtcccacattttttgctatctgcgggggggggggggatctggaacagatcccccatgggtAGTAAGGGACTACTGTATTGGCAGTAATGCCTGAGTTAATACTTATGTACCCATTGTtttgttattactgtatttttcctTGCTTTGCTTCTGTTTCTTTGATATGTTGCGGTATGAATTGAGGTGGCATCTATACCCATTCTCAGGCATTTCTGGTATAAATTTCTTAACTATCTTATTACAGGAACAAGAAGGGTAATCCACATGGCAGTACACCCTTTAACAGTTTTACCAAAAGATTAATCAAGATACGCTAAAACTTTCACCCAAAGTTTCAGTCAATTATTCTGAAATGTTGTGACAGAAAGGGAGATGGATACAAAGACACCTCACTTTTTTACCCAAGACAAATCACATATGCAGTGAACAACATACAGATAGGCATTTCATCTGCAGATTAGTAAACAGTAAAGTGGAATTCTTCACCTCATATTTGGCAAGAACTGAGTAATATTACTGTTTAATTATCAAAAGTATTTACCAGCATGCCATTTATCCATCTTCTTGCAATTATTGAGTCCAATCCACATACAATGATATGAAATTCTAGAATAAATACATGAATATTGTTACATAGAAATAATACTTTTTCCAACATCAAATACTATAGTCCCACTGATTTTATAAAGTAAGTTCAGTTTATAAACTGGGAGTTGAATTCATAGCATTATCTTCCTTTCACAGTAAACATGGACAGCTTGTGTCCCTCCAGATCAtcctgcactacaactcccacaatccctcatcactggctatgttggctaggactgaGAAGAGCTGCAGTAATCTAGAAAACAAGTTGTCCAACTGTTTTTCAGGAAAGGATAGTCACATTCTTCTCAACTAGTTTgagaaaacataaaacaattatttccaCAACTTACGTCTATAAAAAGAGTCATCCAGATCCTGAATCTTTTTGTAATGTCTGAAAGCAAGCTATCGTAAAGGAATTTTCTTAAGGTTAATTGATGAGAACATAAATAACACCTAACTGAGTATACAGGTCATGCTCTAATGACGTAGCAAAAGATCCAGTCCTcaacaaagaatttttaaaatgctactaAATTCTCTAAAATATTGCCCTTCAAGAGCTGGAAGAATTACTTCAAAAATCACTCATAATAATAGTGCCTATTTTGGACTAACCCTATCTAATGTTGTTTGGGAGAAACAGTAGAAAAAGACTACTGCCTTCATGTATTGATTGTGGATATCCATCAGGCATGGTGAACCACGGTATAAAACAGAATGCTGGCTCAGGTTCTTATTgtgttatttcactttttaaTCTGCAAAAGGCTCTGTATTCTCTGCAGAATTAAGATGGAACAATATTCAATCTTGGACctaaaaatatttgggaaaaatATTCTTTATGAGACTCTAAAGATAATGTTTCAACAATACATTAAGCACACACCAAACCACTCAACGCCTTCTGCCATTTTTGTATAGAGGaatatttttaatgtggtttAACAAGCAAAACAAATTCAAGGCAAGTATTACATTCAAATGATAAGGGTAAGCATTATGTTGTTGCAGTGCAAAATTTATGTCAgccatcactttttaaaaatggtatgatTGCAAAGGATTTTAAGGTATTAAGAACACCTTATTTCCATTATTATAAGctataatattaaaattattttaactatttacattgttttaaatttgttggatTTGCTTTATTGTATGCTACTCTGAATGTTTATATCCTGAGATTTCAGAGTAGCATACAATAAAGCAAatccaacaaatttaaaacaatgtaaataattaaaataaattaataaatgaataatcacAGGATTACAAAAAGGTCCCAAACTCGAAGGATTTTCACACTAGACCTAGACCAAAAAACAATGCAGTCTCATGTGACTTGGAATGTGTTCATCAAATTCATACAAACCTCTGAAAAGAACAGGATCTTATTTGCATAATACTGACTATGCAAATTCACCTTCCAGGTAGCAGATGTGCCTTTGCTAATGCTACAAAATGGCTTTGAAGGTAACAAAAAGAGACTTTTACCAAGTTCTAAAAAATATTCAAGTCCACGTTAACACTTAAGACACTTTTGATTTCTCTGAAGGAACCCAAGCACATTATTTTATTAGCGATTAGCCCATGTAAAAAACAAGCTAACTAAAACACAAGGAAACATAGATGAGTAAACATGAGAAGAATAAATCCAAGTTGTCATGTTTTCATAAAAGGATACGGAACAACAGCGCTATTGGGAATTCGGTTGTTTAGAAATTCAGCAGCAACTTCTGCTTTAGGCCTTCCCACATCCTTAGGTCTGTAAAATCAAAACTTGTTGACATCAATTACAGTCAGTACAGTATTGTGTTGTAACTATTACATCATTGTTTTAAACAAGAGGTCATGAAGTTGCACTTTTCACAATTTTTAATATATCACCATGTCTTCTCTCttattatttattccatttatatgccacatttctccccaaa from Sceloporus undulatus isolate JIND9_A2432 ecotype Alabama chromosome 2, SceUnd_v1.1, whole genome shotgun sequence includes the following:
- the UBA3 gene encoding NEDD8-activating enzyme E1 catalytic subunit isoform X3 → MADGGEEEPMAVDGGCGDNGDWEGRWNHVKKFLERSGPFTHPDFEPGTQPLDFLLNTCKVLVIGAGGLGCELLKNLALSGFRQIHVIDMDTIDVSNLNRQFLFRPKDVGRPKAEVAAEFLNNRIPNSAVVPHYKKIQDLDDSFYRQFHIIVCGLDSIIARRWINGMLISLLNYEDGVLDPSSIIPLIDGGTEGFKGNARVIIPGMTACIECTLELYPPQVNFPMCTIASMPRLPEHCIEYVRILQWPKEQPFGEGVPLDGDDPEHIHWIFEKSLERASQFNIKGLTYRLTQGVVKRIIPAVASTNAVIAAICATEVFKIATSAYMPLNNYLVFNDVDGLYTYTFEAEKKENCLACSQLPQNIEFSPSAKLQEVLDYLTNSASLQMKSPAITATVYGKNKTLYIQSVASIEERTRANLSKTLKELGLVDGQELAVADVTTPQTVLFKLHFTT
- the UBA3 gene encoding NEDD8-activating enzyme E1 catalytic subunit isoform X2, with the protein product MADGGEEEPEKKRRRLEEEQQRRQRQRQRQRCLAGERRQRETGMAVDGGCGDNGDWEGRWNHVKKFLERSGPFTHPDFEPGTQPLDFLLNTCKVLVIGAGGLGCELLKNLALSGFRQIHVIDMDTIDVSNLNRQFLFRPKDVGRPKAEVAAEFLNNRIPNSAVVPHYKKIQDLDDSFYRQFHIIVCGLDSIIARRWINGMLISLLNYEDGVLDPSSIIPLIDGGTEGFKGNARVIIPGMTACIECTLELYPPQVNFPMCTIASMPRLPEHCIEYVRILQWPKEQPFGEGVPLDGDDPEHIHWIFEKSLERASQFNIKGLTYRLTQGVVKRIIPAVASTNAVIAAICATEVFKIATSAYMPLNNYLVFNDVDGLYTYTFEAEKKENCLACSQLPQNIEFSPSAKLQEVLDYLTNSASLQMKSPAITATVYGKNKTLYIQSVASIEERTRANLSKTLKELGLVDGQELAVADVTTPQTVLFKLHFTT
- the UBA3 gene encoding NEDD8-activating enzyme E1 catalytic subunit isoform X1, which encodes MADGGEEEPEKKRRRLEEEQQRRQRQRQRQRCLAGERRQRETGEGMAVDGGCGDNGDWEGRWNHVKKFLERSGPFTHPDFEPGTQPLDFLLNTCKVLVIGAGGLGCELLKNLALSGFRQIHVIDMDTIDVSNLNRQFLFRPKDVGRPKAEVAAEFLNNRIPNSAVVPHYKKIQDLDDSFYRQFHIIVCGLDSIIARRWINGMLISLLNYEDGVLDPSSIIPLIDGGTEGFKGNARVIIPGMTACIECTLELYPPQVNFPMCTIASMPRLPEHCIEYVRILQWPKEQPFGEGVPLDGDDPEHIHWIFEKSLERASQFNIKGLTYRLTQGVVKRIIPAVASTNAVIAAICATEVFKIATSAYMPLNNYLVFNDVDGLYTYTFEAEKKENCLACSQLPQNIEFSPSAKLQEVLDYLTNSASLQMKSPAITATVYGKNKTLYIQSVASIEERTRANLSKTLKELGLVDGQELAVADVTTPQTVLFKLHFTT